The DNA region CCACGATCTGTTCTAAGACATTTAATGGGCAAACCAGTTTCTTTTTCGACAAGAGCTTTAAATAACTTAAAGTAAGTGAATGCATCTGACTTAAAAGCAAGAAAATACACTCATGCCTTCCTACTATAGTCATCAATGAAGCAAATAAAATACCTTTTGCTGCCCTCTGAAACTGGAGATACTGGGCCGTAAATATCAGCAAGAACGAGCTCCAACTTTGATGATGCTCTCCATGTACTTTTCTTTGGGATTACATCTCTATGTTGTTTTCCTTTCAAATAATCGCCGCATGTAATCTCACCCTCGAAAAAACTTGGCAAGCCTCTCACCATGCCCTTTGTTTGCAAAGTCTTCAATCCTTTGTAGCTGAGATGACCGAATCTTCGATGCCATAAATGAGCCACGTCTTGAGTGATTACTTGGAGACACTCTTCATCTCTTTCCTTTTTGACTGATCGAGTGTTCGATAGCAACACAAACACTCGATTGGAAGTCATGGTGGTTTTGAAAATCAATCCCTCCGTGTGGTGATAAATCCGACACATATTTGACCGCATCAGTATAGCCAAACCCCTTTCTTGCAGCTGTCTAACACTGAGAAGATTATTCTTCAACCCTGGTACATAATACATATCCCGTACAAGGTGATTCACTCCTTTTACAGTCAATCAAACACTTCCCTTTCCAACAACATTCATGCTTGCATAATTCCCCAATCTTACCACCTTGTTGAACCCCTTTTCTAAATCACAGAAGAGAGATGAGTCACCACACATGTGATTGCTATATTCAGAGTCAATAAACCATATGTCGTCTTGATCACCTCCAAGCGTATCGGTATATGCCATTAGCACCATCTCTTTCGATTCATCCAAATTTGCATAATTTGCTTGGCACTCATACTGAAAGTGCCCAAGCTTATGACACTTATAACACTCAACCGTATCTTCGATCCAGTTTAGGCGACCCCTGCCTCTACCTTGTCCTCGGCCTCCTCTAAAAGCAGTTTTTCCTCGTCCTCTTCCACCATAGCCCTCTTCATGAGTCACTTTCAAAGCATGTTCTTCTCCTCCATCTCCTTTGAATTTTTACTCATGAACGAGCAGAGAACTTTGCAAGGCATCTAGAGAGAGTTGATCTATGTTCTTGGGTTCCTCAATGGAACAAACAATGTAGTTCCATATATCAGTAAGTGTTCTCAAAATCTTCTCAACGATCTTGACATCACTCACATCTTCCCCATAATTCCTCATTTCATTTGCAACCATCATTACTCGACCAAAGTAATCATTTATCGATTCGCCCTACTTCATTGCCAGAACCTCAAAGTCCCGGAGTAGACGATTGAGCTTAGCTCTCTTCACCCGAACATTACCTTGACACTTCATCTTCATGGAATCCCATAGTTATTTGGATGTCTCCTTCTGCGTATTCGTCTTCAGAATTGACTTGTCAAGTGATTGAAACAAGTAATTCTTAGCTTTCAAATCCTTCAGCTTCATCTCCTCTAGGTTCTGTTTTTGCGTCTTCGTCATCCTATCCATATTCGTAGGCTGACTGTAGCCCGATTCGACAACAACCCAATACTCTTTGGATCGAAGAAGATTCTCCATGACCATGCTCCAATGATCGTAGTTACCGTCGAACTTTGGAATGGACACTGAAACAAAATTTGCTTCTGAACCCATCTTTCTCAAGTCACACTCTGATGCCAAATTGTTAGATGCAACAAAAATTCAATAGAAAACAACTAACAGTACTGATAATGACTTGTTTATTCCTTGTGAAATGCCGTAAAATAAATAGGGAACAAAATGAACGTGCAGTAACAAACTACAACTCACTTCTAGCTAGAAATAAGGAAACAAACTTGACTAAATCAATTCAACAAACTATCCTAAAAATTAGGACTCTTATTTGACTAAAGACTTATCAGTTTGAGTGTTGTGGATGAAGGATGAAGAGGAAGGTTGTTGAAGAATATATGGGCTATGTATTTGGAGGGATGAAGGTGAGATAAAGGTTGGGCGAAATCTGGGTTTTGGATGAAATTTTGGAGAGTGTGCTTAATTTTCAGGGGGAAAATATGAAATTCTCGGTGTTATGGATTTGGGCAATGAAGGTAGGGTGGTTTTCGTTAAAGTTCTTGGTAAAATGGAGTGAGGTTTTGGTTGAGTGAATTTGAGTgagaaaatgagaaaaatgcgAAGAGTTTTGCGATTCTTGAACAAAGGAGAAAGGATATGAAATATGAGCGGAAAGAAAAGAAGATGACACATAGAGGTTAGCCGATGAAGAGATAAGGACACCAGCCTCATAGCATAACAGAACATTACATTTCAAAAACAAATTAACCATTGCTTAAAGATTattattgaattaattgaaaaCAACTAAATCACACCACTATTAATTGTGAAAGTTTTGGTAAAAATAACAAAACAGAATTCCTTATAAAAGTGGAAATTAAATAActaattaatttaaaaaatagttgcagtttattaaaaataaatgaacCTCTTTTATATTtagaaagaaaataaaagaaaatatatcTTTATTTCCTTCTATATTACTATTGTTACAATATTGATAGAAAAATGAATATTAATGTTCTGATTTCTATAAACATCGTCCTCtattgatttaaataaatgaaaTTTTACTATTTTGAGTTTTTAATTTGTGGACTTACATAATATTTAGAACCAAACTCGAGTCGATTCTAACTCTTACTTTTATATAAGTGTAATATCAGACTTCATTACACATTTTAAAAAGAAAAACTAGgttgattgattgattgattgagagagagagagagagagagagagagagagagagagagagagagagagagagagagagagagagagagagagagagagagagagagagagagagagagagagagagagagagagagagagagagagagagatggaTTACCAGGAAAAGACAAATCCAGTAAATCATTGGAAGAGTAAGATGGATTACCAGATGAAGAACTAGAAGGAGAAGTTTCAGTAGGACCTTCACTTGGCAAATCAGATTGGATTTTTTCCGGAGAGACAATTGGATTTGTAATACCTTTGTGAAACCTTTTTCGGACATACACTTGAAGTTGAGGATTATGATCCTCAATCATTTTTTCTCCCCCTGTTTCAGACATTATATTATCCGACaattcaagattaagcattctgGGTTCTGGATGATTTGTAGTCACAATATCATCCAGTGCAGGTAAAGTTTCCCAAAAATTATCTTCATTATCAACACAATGATTCTCCCCCTGAAGAgaatttttattaaaaaaaggTTGATTTTCAACAAAATTGACATCCATActttcaaaaaaattctttgtTATTGGGTTAAAACATTTGTAGCCCTTTTTATTTGAAGCGTAGCCAAGAAAAACACATTTTCAGCTTTAGGATCCAATTTGGAACGAAAAATATTTGGGATGTAGACATAACAAACACAACCAAAAACTTTAAGGGGAAGATCCGCAATGATGCGAGATGTGGGAAAATAATTTTGTAAAACTTGCATAGGAGTCTCATATTTTAAAACACGAGATGACATTCTATTGATGAGGTAACAAACAGTTAATAAGGCATTTCCCCAAAGATATTTAGGTACCTTCATAGAAAACATAATAGCTCTAGTAACTTCAAGGAGATGTCTATTTTTTCTTTCAGCAATACCGTTTTGTTGTGGAGTATCACAACAAGTGGATTGATGAATTATCCCCTTAACTACTAAGAATGTACTTAGATATTTGTTGAAATATTCAGTGCCATTGTCAGACCTTAGAATGCCAATCTTAGTTTGAATTTGGTTTTCAATCATTTGAAAAAAATCTTTAAACCTTTGTTCTACTTCAGATTTTTTTCCTAAGAGATAAACCCAACACACACGTGTATGGTCATCAATAAATGTCACAAACCATTTTTTTCGAGACATAGTTTTGATTTTTGAAAGACCCCAAACATCACTATGGTTTAAATGAAAAGGTTGCGAAGCAGAATAAACTTTTGAAGTAAAAGATAAAAACAAATCTTTtctttgatatatatatatatatatatatatatatatatatatagagagagagagaccATCAATATAAATATTATACAAAGCACGAACACATAGAAGCTATAAATAGAAATTAAAGACAAAACATGAAATTACTCTAAATCAGGAAAAGAACCATAATTTGCAATACTACAATGACCTTCAGGTCCACCTGAAGGACCATCTCTTATCAACCTCATGTAACCTCTCTCTCCCCAACCTTGACCCCAAGAATTCTTAATCAACCAATATTTCTGGTCATTTTCACTTACACCATAACCAACTATAGCAACGGCATGATTTTCCGTAGGTCCACATGTTCCTGTATAAACCCCTCCAGCATACGACCTAAATTCATTCCCGACATGGAGACTAGCTGCAACGGGTTGTTGTGTCACAGCTTGTAGTAATTGTATTTCATCATTCTCTTTTACCATTTTGTAAGTAGTTATAAAAGCGTCAGTGTCACTGATATCAATTAGTTTACAGGATTGTTTGCCTTCCGTGTATCGATATTTAGTTTCTTCAAGAATACCATCGTTTTCGATTACGTAATTGTAGGCTTTAATAATATCACCATTGTTACAACCGTCGCTATTCTCATCACAGTCGATTAGTTGTTGCTCCGACAATGTAAGCAGCGCGCCCATCCTTATTTTCCAAAAACCTTCTATGGTCGCCACAGCTGCAAAAGCCCAACAACCTCCTACAACACAAACATTAACAAAATATAAGCAATTTGTATTATAGAGAGTATAAGAGGTACTTTAACCCAACTTTGGAATAGGGTTATTATAGCTACCACAGTCTCCTTGTGCCTTGATATCGGTAACCGCTCCTTTCACTCTCCAATCGAAATAGGGTGGAATATCATCAGTAATGTTGAAGAGTACTGAATTTGATCTTAGTTTGGCGGAAGAAACTCGGCTTGGGATATTGAGTCCGGTATAGGAAGCCATAAACTCTTCGGTAGTTAAATCAGAATATGGATTCAAGCCAAGAGTGTAACTCTTGTTACCAGCATTATTAAAGTTCTCTATGTATTCTAAATTCTCTCTGAATACCTGTAAACGATTCTCCATCTCAAAACTATTTTTGTATGTGATTCCATACTTGGTCATCCATTGTTGATGTGCTTTAACAACGGATGATTCATCCAACATTCGAGACATGCTTGGGTATGCACATGCCCACAAGATAATGATGCAAATACTGATAAGATGCATGATGTTTTTTGGATGGATGAATAAAGAAGAGAATGGTTTATGAAAATATAATATTAACAGAGATAGCACAATTTATAGTATTCAAATTCTTCCTATTAAAAAATAATATTCATTCCTTATGATATTGGATTTGTGAAATTTCCTTTTTTAAGatatcaaattaaaaataaagttcccttgattttatttgattatCTCATTAATgtaaattttaaataaaaaatcagCTTATTAAAATCAGATTTGACATTGTATAAACAAAtattttattcaaattaattGTTAAAATATTTTAGCCTTACAATATACTAATAAATTTTAACTACCCAATAATTTTAATTTAAAGGATAGGTTATATTTTGACAtatatttcattatttttttaatatCTTGTATTCAAATATATTAATCTAAATTAGTGTTAAAATATTTTGTCATATAAATGATTTAAGCATGAatatcttattttattttattgaagTGGTATGTAGAAGAATATTTGTGTATCATATTATTGTGGTAGTAATCAATAATCTAATAATAcaaattaaatgatttttttaaattcatttttttcTTTATGAGAAATTAATAATTCTTTTCTTTGTGAGAAATGAGAATAATACTAATTATAAATGAGAAATGAGAATAACActaattaatattttattattattattatgagaAATGAGAATAATGAATCCTCACCATTAGATTTCGATTTCATTGAAATTAATGGACTAGATTTAAATCTCTTTCTATAGTCCATTTTAATTGTAACTTATATAGTCCCTATAAAAACTCATTTCACATTATATATTTAGAAAGATTTCGATTTCATTGAAATTATTTGACTAGATTTAAATCTCTTTATGTAGTCCATTTTAATTGTAACTTGACCCTATAAAAACTCAATTAACATTATATTTTTAGAAACcaaatatttaatatattttttaaaataatgataatatattaaaaatatttttaaaaattaaaatggTTATTTAATagttaaaaaattaaaatattctctctccctccctccctcccCCTCTCTCTCCCTCCCTCTATTAATAGAATTCAACTACACATATTAATTTGGACGTAAAATATTACACCCTCTATTTCTTTTTCACTGTATATTAATTTGGGCGTAAAATATTACACCCTCTATTTCTTTTTAACTGTCGGTTTTTAGTAAAATATCAAAATTCAAGGCAACATCGATGGTTATTTTGTTAAAATCATCTTTAATTATTTATTGATGAGAGAGAAAAAATCAAATAAACTAATAAATAATTACGAGTATTATTGATAAAAAGACAATCATTATTTAAAAAGTaataaaaattattaattttttttatatagacaaaaattaaaaaaaacaattaaaaagaAACTGATGGAATAATATATTTATACTTTAACGATATAACTATATCTATTATTTCCttttgtaaataatattatcaTTTCTCACAGTAACAAGTGTTGTCACTTTAGTCGTTACCGATGGCCACTTAAGTGGGCATTCCCGATGACGAACTTAAGTGGTCTTGCATAGTTGGTGAAGAGGATTTTTCCAATTGATTTGCTCTTTTTCTCCTCTCAATTTCCTTATAAACGGTGGATGTTTTGTACTTTCCTTATTGTGTTGCCTCCTCCCAGTATCGGTTTTGCATCACTAGTTTTCTGCATTTCAAGATCCTCTTGAGAATCCATTAGCAGTTTTGAGGTGTTTCCCACTCCACAATATCTTGTTCTTTGATATATTATTCATATAGC from Lathyrus oleraceus cultivar Zhongwan6 chromosome 1, CAAS_Psat_ZW6_1.0, whole genome shotgun sequence includes:
- the LOC127115887 gene encoding actinidain — protein: MSRMLDESSVVKAHQQWMTKYGITYKNSFEMENRLQVFRENLEYIENFNNAGNKSYTLGLNPYSDLTTEEFMASYTGLNIPSRVSSAKLRSNSVLFNITDDIPPYFDWRVKGAVTDIKAQGDCGGCWAFAAVATIEGFWKTDAFITTYKMVKENDEIQLLQAVTQQPVAASLHVGNEFRSYAGGVYTGTCGPTENHAVAIVGYGVSENDQKYWLIKNSWGQGWGERGYMRLIRDGPSGGPEGHCSIANYGSFPDLE